Proteins co-encoded in one Medicago truncatula cultivar Jemalong A17 chromosome 8, MtrunA17r5.0-ANR, whole genome shotgun sequence genomic window:
- the LOC112417161 gene encoding zinc finger BED domain-containing protein DAYSLEEPER-like, translating to MPLQKNSESSSLDLVDLVTKTGKSELDVYFDESDLNFGSYEDMDVLQWWKSNSNRFPDLSILACDLLSVPIATVASDFEFCMGSRVLNKYKDRMLPMDVETRICTRSWLYNFVSDDGEDDDDDFEEIMNEIDGGDDGDDDREDSDE from the exons ATGCCATTGCAAAAGAACTCTGAGTCTTCATCTCTCGACCTAGTTGAT CTTGTTACTAAAACTGGAAAGTCTGAACTTGATGTTTACTTTGACGAGTCAGATTTGAATTTTGGTTCTTATGAAGATATGGATGTATTACAATGGTGGAAGAGTAATTCAAATCGATTTCCAGATCTATCAATATTGGCTTGCGACTTGTTAAGTGTTCCCATTGCCACAGTGGCttctgattttgaattttgcATGGGCTCACGTGTGTTAAACAAGTATAAAGATCGCATGTTACCAATGGATGTGGAAACTAGAATTTGCACTCGCAGTTGGCTGTACAATTTTGTTAGTGATG ATGGAGAAGACGACGACGATGACTTTGAAGaaataatgaatgaaattgacGGTGGTGATGATGGTGACGATGATAGAGAAGACAGTgatgaatga
- the LOC112417140 gene encoding zinc finger BED domain-containing protein RICESLEEPER 2-like, with the protein MSHAQVVEATSQENMEFDNEVEQRESQFAGICASMILAHDLPFNFLELEVMRKYTEFLNPNAVIPPTNVIEAYVSHLYTKEKLKLKQELASIPNRISLTFDLWESNTTETYICLTAHFVDANWKLNSKVLNFRLVYPPIAAEISERMIELLNDWGIEKKIFSLTLDDSFENNVMLEQLKNQLCLRNGLLCDGEFFHAHCFACVLKLIAEEGLKLVSGAVYGIRDSIMFVRNSKNRRTKFKECIEKVGGVDSSVCLHLDMSMSLNSTYVMLESALKYRHVFESFHLYDDNYQLCPLAHEWKRVEKICAFLLPFYETANMINDTTHPTSNLCFLQVWKVQCVLVDSLGDEDKVIKRMAERMMSEFDKYWDEYSVVLALGAVLDPRMKFSTLAYCYSKLDPSTCEQKLQLVKRKLYMLFDKYSSKSTSSGLKRTTQDQSSTMPLQKKLKSLSHGLFNELKVHQRQLVTETRKSQLDVYLDESNLDFHCYEDMDVLQWWKRNNNRFPDLSILACDLLSVPIATVASDSEFCMGSRVFNKYEDRTLPTNVETRICTRSWLYNFVSDDREGDRDDLDGIMNEIDNGEKMVQA; encoded by the exons ATGTCTCACGCACAA GTCGTCGAAGCAACGTCACAAGAAAATATGGAATTTGATAACGAGGTAGAACAAAGGGAATCACAATTTGCGGGTATATGCGCTTCTATGATCCTTGCACATGATTTGCCCTTTAATTTTTTGGAGCTCGAGGTAATGAGGAAGTACACTGAGTTCTTAAATCCAAATGCTGTTATACCTCCGACAAATGTTATTGAGGCTTATGTTTCGCATTTGTACACGAAAGAGAAACTAAAGCTTAAACAAGAATTGGCTAGCATTCCTAATAGGAtatctttaacttttgattTGTGGGAATCTAACACCACTGAGACTTATATTTGTTTGACAGCTCATTTTGTTGACGCGAATTGGAAGTTGAATAGTAAGGTTCTCAACTTTCGTCTTGTTTACCCTCCTATTGCAGCGGAGATTTCGGAGAGAATGATTGAATTGTTGAATGATTGGGGAATAGAGAAAAAGATTTTCTCTCTCACTTTAGATGATTCATTTGAGAATAATGTTATGCTAGAACAATTGAAAAATCAACTTTGTTTGCGAAATGGGTTGTTATGTGATGGAGAGTTCTTTCATGCTCATTGTTTTGCATGCGTTTTAAAACTGATTGCTGAAGAGGGGTTAAAACTAGTTAGTGGTGCCGTGTATGGAATTCGAGACAGCATCATGTTTGTGAGGAATTCAAAAAATAGAAGGACAAAATTTAAGGAGTGCATTGAAAAGGTTGGTGGTGTTGATAGTTCTGTTTGCCTGCATCTGGACATGTCTATGAGTCTGAACTCAACTTATGTGATGCTTGAAAGTGCTCTTAAATATCGGCATGTATTTGAAAGTTTTCACTTGTATGATGATAATTACCAGTTATGTCCTTTAGCACATGAGTGGAAAAGAGTTGAAAAGATTTGTGCGTTCTTGCTGCCTTTTTATGAAACTGCCAACATGATTAATGACACAACGCATCCTACTTCAAACTTGTGTTTTTTGCAAGTTTGGAAAGTCCAATGTGTTCTAGTTGATAGTTTGGGAGATGAAGATAAAGTTATAAAGAGAATGGCTGAAAGGATGATGAGCGAGTTTGACAAATATTGGGATGAGTATAGTGTTGTTCTTGCACTGGGAGCAGTTCTTGACCCACGGATGAAGTTTTCGACGTTGGCTTATTGTTACTCAAAACTTGATCCATCAACCTGCGAGCAGAAGTTGCAACTAGtaaagagaaagttgtacatGCTATTTGACAAGTATTCTAGCAAAAGCACTTCTTCTGGCCTAAAAAGAACTACTCAGGACCAATCTTCTACCATGCCATTGCAAAAGAAATTAAAGTCTTTATCTCACGGCCTATTCAAT GAATTGAAAGTGCACCAACGGCAGCTTGTTACTGAAACTAGAAAATCTCAACTTGATGTTTACTTAGATGAGTCAAATTTGGATTTTCATTGTTATGAAGATATGGATGTATTACAATGGTGGAAGAGAAATAATAATCGATTTCCGGATCTATCAATATTAGCTTGCGACTTGTTAAGTGTTCCCATTGCCACTGTTGCTTCTGATTCTGAATTTTGCATGGGTTCACGTGTCTTTAACAAGTATGAAGATCGTACGCTGCCCACGAATGTGGAAACTAGAATCTGTACTCGCAGTTGGTTATACAATTTTGTAAGCGATG ACAGAGAAGGCGACAGAGATGACTTGGATGgaataatgaatgaaattgataaTGGTGAAAAAATGGTGCAAGCGTGA